The proteins below come from a single Caenibius sp. WL genomic window:
- a CDS encoding TadE/TadG family type IV pilus assembly protein, whose product MLKCERGLAALEFALLAPALLMLAFAIVIYSLYFSTQFGVREAASEGARASLQALSGPERAELATERAGEVAAAYGSLLGVGTSPTITASGDSDVFTVTVSYDISNSPIMNYAGFVPLPSSTISSTVKVTNGSY is encoded by the coding sequence ATGCTGAAATGCGAGCGCGGCCTTGCAGCGCTGGAGTTTGCCTTGCTGGCTCCGGCGCTGCTGATGCTCGCTTTCGCCATCGTGATCTATTCGCTCTACTTCAGCACGCAGTTCGGTGTGCGGGAGGCCGCATCCGAAGGGGCACGGGCCTCGTTGCAGGCTCTCTCGGGACCGGAGCGGGCAGAGTTGGCAACCGAGCGCGCCGGGGAAGTCGCTGCCGCTTATGGTTCCCTGCTGGGTGTGGGCACAAGCCCGACAATCACCGCATCGGGCGATAGCGATGTTTTTACCGTCACGGTCTCATACGACATCAGCAACAGCCCGATCATGAATTATGCCGGGTTCGTGCCGCTGCCTTCCTCGACGATTTCTTCCACCGTGAAAGTCACCAACGGGAGTTATTGA
- a CDS encoding 2OG-Fe(II) oxygenase: protein MKNVWEVWTAALTPAECDAIVQRAELYPEAEATVGFSETQRSDLGYRTSTIRWLDADRETDIVGRVMSFVRRSNRANFGVDIVAPFDIQFTEYRASNKGHYDWHQDVWLESPRPYDRKLSVVVQLSSPEDYQGGQFEFFGLQNPGDAFTPRGSLLIFPSYLQHCVRPVTDGHRRSLVTWVEGPRWR, encoded by the coding sequence ATGAAGAACGTATGGGAGGTCTGGACCGCCGCTCTGACGCCAGCGGAATGCGATGCCATCGTCCAGCGGGCCGAGCTTTATCCCGAGGCGGAAGCGACGGTTGGCTTCTCCGAAACGCAGCGCAGCGATCTAGGTTATCGCACATCGACGATCCGTTGGCTTGATGCGGATCGCGAAACCGATATCGTCGGGCGCGTGATGTCGTTCGTGCGGCGATCGAACCGGGCGAATTTTGGCGTCGATATCGTTGCGCCGTTCGATATCCAGTTCACCGAATATCGCGCATCGAACAAAGGCCATTACGATTGGCATCAGGATGTGTGGCTGGAATCGCCCCGGCCTTATGACCGGAAATTGTCGGTGGTGGTGCAGCTTTCCTCGCCGGAAGACTATCAGGGCGGGCAATTCGAATTCTTCGGCCTGCAAAATCCCGGCGATGCGTTCACGCCGAGGGGGAGTTTGCTGATTTTCCCCTCCTACCTGCAGCATTGCGTGCGGCCGGTGACGGATGGCCACAGGCGAAGCCTGGTCACATGGGTGGAGGGGCCGCGCTGGCGGTGA
- a CDS encoding TadG family pilus assembly protein: MHELAHDTDAAIAPMVAVLGMSLILAAGLALDVTLYIAGNRDLRSATEAAALAAAQNPADAQNRAITYLTRQGYNASVVESVQVGHYCANNDPDQRFQPDGCPGESRFGNSDVDAVRITASMPSRRFLTGVLGSSNPIPDLAATATAARIDEAGIGITSDILSKVVSPLLDPVTDPLVITVNKLLTSLLGTPISLGKNDVKALMQGNVDAGVFFDKLAELENFTGTYGELMNAQHGIKDIATAAADAADYAGNTNAANALRLFAGQVSNTYKVPFTSLFGLGVWKNMPVGEAEAKPALRAGMNAYQLITYAVQAGPTTIDLSDAVNLLVPVANASVLKIGLVSSSDDGRPRYSFGPAGDVTAYNSALRVLIQIDLPVVVPLVASVNVHLPIVLDVAAAQATVTGIICNGTNDQANNTTVAVQATSSVVNGYIGDTSVATMTKTLPPIGANDFQQATIANVSLLAGLVSAVDVKGRVIARPVTGGAPQSASMTFGPVIGGPGVPGAPQQIGNEVAIGQTVSGLVTGLLRSDGLEIKVLNLCLPIVCSAAQSTVRNTVLPALVTPVTNLVGTVVDPLLNNVLSALGVQLGSATIWATGARCGVPVLV, from the coding sequence ATGCATGAACTGGCGCACGATACCGACGCGGCCATCGCCCCAATGGTGGCCGTGCTCGGGATGTCGCTGATATTGGCGGCGGGGCTGGCGCTGGACGTCACTCTCTACATTGCCGGAAACCGCGATCTGCGCAGCGCGACCGAAGCCGCCGCGCTGGCGGCCGCTCAGAATCCAGCCGATGCACAAAACCGCGCCATCACCTATCTCACCCGGCAAGGCTACAATGCCTCGGTGGTGGAATCGGTGCAGGTTGGGCACTACTGTGCCAACAACGATCCGGATCAGCGTTTCCAACCTGACGGCTGTCCGGGCGAGAGCCGCTTCGGCAATAGCGATGTCGATGCCGTGCGCATCACCGCCAGCATGCCGAGCCGCCGCTTCCTGACCGGTGTTCTGGGCAGCAGCAATCCAATCCCCGATCTTGCTGCCACCGCCACCGCGGCTCGGATCGATGAGGCCGGTATCGGCATTACTTCGGATATTCTTTCCAAAGTCGTTTCCCCCTTGCTCGATCCCGTCACCGATCCGCTCGTCATAACGGTGAACAAGCTTCTTACCTCACTGCTCGGCACGCCGATCTCGCTTGGCAAGAATGATGTTAAGGCGCTGATGCAAGGCAATGTCGATGCGGGAGTGTTCTTCGACAAACTGGCCGAACTGGAAAACTTCACCGGCACATATGGCGAGTTAATGAATGCCCAGCACGGCATAAAGGATATTGCCACCGCCGCTGCCGATGCAGCCGATTATGCCGGCAACACCAATGCCGCCAACGCGCTACGGCTTTTCGCCGGGCAGGTGAGCAATACTTACAAAGTCCCCTTCACCAGCCTTTTCGGCCTCGGTGTCTGGAAAAACATGCCGGTGGGCGAAGCCGAGGCCAAACCCGCCTTGCGGGCCGGGATGAACGCTTACCAACTGATCACATATGCCGTGCAGGCGGGACCGACGACCATCGATCTTTCCGACGCGGTTAACCTCCTCGTGCCTGTGGCCAACGCCAGCGTGCTCAAGATCGGGTTGGTTTCGAGCAGCGATGATGGGCGTCCTCGTTATTCTTTCGGCCCTGCCGGGGACGTGACGGCATACAACTCGGCGCTTCGCGTGCTGATACAGATCGATCTTCCCGTCGTCGTCCCACTGGTGGCCTCGGTCAATGTGCACCTGCCGATCGTTCTCGATGTCGCAGCGGCGCAAGCCACGGTCACAGGGATCATCTGCAATGGCACAAACGATCAGGCGAACAATACCACGGTTGCGGTACAGGCCACGTCAAGCGTGGTGAACGGCTATATTGGCGACACTTCTGTCGCCACGATGACCAAGACTCTGCCACCGATCGGCGCCAATGATTTCCAGCAGGCCACTATCGCCAATGTTTCCCTACTGGCTGGGCTTGTATCGGCGGTAGACGTCAAAGGCCGTGTGATTGCCCGACCGGTCACCGGCGGGGCACCGCAAAGCGCCTCAATGACTTTCGGCCCCGTAATCGGCGGTCCGGGAGTGCCGGGCGCCCCGCAACAAATCGGAAATGAGGTTGCGATTGGCCAAACTGTCAGCGGGCTTGTCACCGGCCTCCTGCGATCCGATGGGCTGGAAATCAAAGTCCTCAACCTCTGCTTGCCGATAGTCTGCTCCGCCGCGCAATCGACAGTGCGCAACACTGTGCTGCCCGCCCTCGTCACGCCGGTGACGAACCTCGTCGGCACAGTTGTCGACCCTTTGCTCAACAATGTCCTCTCGGCGCTCGGCGTCCAGCTCGGCAGTGCCACGATCTGGGCCACCGGCGCACGGTGCGGAGTGCCAGTGCTGGTTTAG
- a CDS encoding response regulator — protein MRLGAILNPNQAFSAQETGSDTEGAVTPRKREPVLIIDDDADWGNECAFSLQVLGYQPFLAQNAETALDLFLSYDIAIAIVDYNLPGQDGISLIQDLSQTAEAQGRRLNFILATGYATKDMAIDALRASAVDILEKPILAADLEQALQRISALHETPTIQDMLLDKMSSLSMELQRLSQLMGQGAQSTAIPPHDETAVRGGPCAPEPSHHSEHKLAPFIRELLKTESKRREIGGGGLFGDPAWEMLLDLLLANIEQRQVSVSSACIASGAPMSTALRLVRRLVSDGVLFKIPDETDRRRHFLAINPKFEQPLIDYLTQQLEQTTQHDRRRAISPIDTLTPSLF, from the coding sequence ATGAGGCTCGGAGCCATTCTCAATCCCAATCAGGCATTTTCCGCGCAGGAGACAGGCAGCGACACGGAAGGTGCCGTCACGCCGCGCAAGCGCGAACCGGTGCTGATCATCGACGATGACGCAGATTGGGGCAACGAATGCGCGTTCAGCCTGCAAGTGCTGGGCTATCAGCCCTTTCTGGCGCAGAACGCGGAAACCGCTCTCGACCTTTTCCTGTCTTATGACATTGCCATCGCCATCGTCGATTACAACCTGCCCGGGCAGGACGGGATCTCGCTGATCCAGGATCTTTCCCAGACGGCCGAGGCGCAAGGGCGGCGGTTGAACTTCATCCTCGCCACCGGTTACGCCACCAAGGATATGGCGATCGACGCGCTCCGAGCTTCGGCCGTGGATATTCTCGAAAAGCCCATCCTGGCCGCCGATCTCGAACAGGCCCTGCAACGCATCAGCGCCCTGCACGAAACGCCCACGATACAGGATATGCTGCTCGACAAGATGTCCAGCCTCAGCATGGAATTGCAGCGTCTCTCGCAATTGATGGGCCAAGGCGCACAATCCACCGCTATTCCACCCCACGATGAAACTGCGGTTCGCGGCGGGCCGTGCGCGCCGGAGCCAAGCCACCACAGCGAACACAAACTGGCCCCATTTATCCGCGAACTGCTCAAGACAGAAAGCAAGCGGCGTGAAATCGGTGGCGGCGGGCTGTTTGGCGATCCCGCATGGGAAATGCTGCTGGATCTCCTGCTCGCCAATATCGAACAACGCCAGGTTTCGGTGTCCAGCGCCTGCATCGCTTCAGGCGCGCCGATGAGCACGGCCCTACGCCTTGTCCGCCGTCTGGTGAGTGATGGTGTCCTGTTCAAGATTCCTGACGAGACGGACCGGCGACGCCATTTCCTCGCCATCAATCCCAAATTCGAACAACCGCTGATCGACTATCTCACCCAACAGCTCGAACAGACCACGCAGCATGATCGGCGGCGGGCCATTTCGCCCATCGATACGCTAACCCCCTCCCTGTTCTGA
- a CDS encoding Flp family type IVb pilin, giving the protein MIGYIRKLCKAIRQDERGLTAVEYAVLGGIIVIGIAALSTTFTDGLDDAFGNLFTNVTNAQNGSTGA; this is encoded by the coding sequence ATGATTGGATATATCCGCAAGCTCTGCAAAGCCATCAGGCAGGACGAAAGAGGCCTGACGGCAGTCGAGTATGCCGTTCTCGGTGGGATCATCGTGATCGGTATCGCGGCACTCTCAACTACTTTTACAGACGGGCTGGATGATGCGTTCGGAAATCTGTTTACCAACGTAACGAATGCACAGAACGGCAGCACCGGTGCCTAG
- a CDS encoding tetratricopeptide repeat protein: protein MKARTLPLLAALCAALALPAAPAVARSGKEPQIAGSTKALYLMLIHQARTDGRARAALAYLDDFERQYPGELDARILRINCLLDLGQTDYAATLADQLPDNDRTGKVSLIRGHVQTARQQWGAAIAHYQDALRANPADPLTINAMGYAQLRAGQADAAVETLKRAADLAPRDAVVRNNLLLALTMAGRTAEAGTRLRAIRDPQARERLRGQITEQSLRLAALQERPVQETP from the coding sequence ATGAAGGCCCGCACCCTGCCCCTGCTGGCTGCCCTGTGCGCCGCTCTGGCGCTGCCCGCGGCGCCTGCCGTTGCCCGTTCGGGCAAGGAACCGCAGATCGCCGGATCGACCAAAGCGCTCTATCTGATGCTGATCCATCAGGCCCGCACCGATGGGCGGGCCCGCGCAGCTCTTGCCTATCTCGACGATTTCGAACGGCAGTATCCCGGCGAACTCGATGCCCGCATTCTGCGGATCAACTGTCTGCTCGATCTGGGCCAGACCGATTACGCGGCGACTCTCGCGGACCAGCTGCCCGATAACGACCGCACGGGCAAAGTCAGCCTGATCCGCGGCCATGTGCAGACCGCCCGCCAGCAATGGGGTGCAGCCATTGCCCATTACCAGGATGCGTTGCGGGCCAATCCTGCCGATCCGCTGACGATCAACGCCATGGGCTATGCCCAGTTGCGCGCCGGGCAGGCAGATGCCGCTGTCGAAACGCTGAAAAGGGCGGCCGATCTCGCCCCGCGCGATGCGGTGGTGCGCAACAACCTGTTGTTGGCCCTGACTATGGCCGGGCGCACCGCCGAAGCCGGCACGCGCCTGCGCGCCATCCGTGACCCACAGGCGCGGGAGCGGCTGCGGGGCCAAATTACCGAACAATCGCTGCGCCTCGCCGCGCTGCAAGAACGCCCCGTGCAGGAGACGCCGTGA
- a CDS encoding ShlB/FhaC/HecB family hemolysin secretion/activation protein gives MGRTARQIVRERPSLLFLGCLLLHAVLPGEVRAQDIGPAPTIDRDRIDRQEPGLPRPARPVETPQPAVTVTPGAEAQAATAIQTRLTRVHYDGATLPVVMLDAATAPFLGQPLTRETLQSVANAVSATYAKSDIAFYSVAILPQVPSGGALRVSIVEGRISEYTLVNKSPSMPDRLIDAQVRRLMRDKPVHKSTLERTLSLLRDIPGQTVEAGLKRTARPDELALDLNVKRKQVEITLNINNNGVTNVTRGVQAQLGVTVNGLLREGDSTRLSAYLPFTPSRYQFYSAGHSTPLDSNGTQLSINGAYVRTQTRDGIKGDARQIGVAITHPLIRSYRRNLMLSLSLDGTNSENYYLDTAFGGFRTRALRAGGSWSSIDKTGGYAVSAVISQGLDALGAREIPGFSEAGFRKVNLQLTAVKELGKKFSVKATSRAQYSRDMLPTTERFSLGGEGAGLAFNLGTITAESALAGGVELSWQMLGARSGSRGLALFAYADGAVAHAVARERYRLKAEDFSLASAGAGVRISPLKGWTASAQVAVPVKRPLDSYSEKARFFFSISKVG, from the coding sequence ATGGGACGCACGGCCCGGCAGATCGTGCGCGAACGGCCCTCGCTTCTTTTCCTGGGCTGCCTCTTGCTTCACGCCGTCCTGCCCGGTGAAGTGCGGGCGCAGGATATAGGCCCGGCCCCGACAATCGACCGCGATCGGATTGACCGGCAAGAACCTGGTTTGCCCCGTCCCGCGCGTCCGGTGGAAACGCCGCAGCCCGCCGTAACCGTTACCCCCGGGGCCGAGGCGCAGGCCGCCACGGCCATACAAACCAGGTTGACGCGCGTGCATTATGATGGCGCGACGCTGCCCGTTGTTATGCTCGACGCTGCGACCGCACCTTTTCTCGGTCAGCCGTTGACGCGCGAAACGTTGCAGAGCGTCGCCAACGCTGTCAGCGCAACCTATGCGAAAAGCGATATCGCTTTTTACTCGGTGGCGATCCTGCCGCAGGTGCCCAGCGGGGGCGCGTTGCGCGTCAGCATCGTGGAGGGGCGGATCAGCGAATACACGCTGGTCAATAAGAGCCCGAGCATGCCGGACCGGTTGATCGATGCCCAGGTGCGCCGCCTGATGCGCGACAAACCAGTGCACAAGAGCACGCTCGAACGCACATTGTCGTTGCTGCGCGATATTCCGGGGCAGACGGTAGAGGCCGGGTTGAAGCGGACCGCTCGCCCCGATGAACTGGCGCTCGATCTGAACGTGAAGCGCAAGCAAGTCGAAATAACGCTCAACATCAACAACAACGGTGTGACCAATGTCACGCGCGGGGTGCAGGCGCAACTCGGCGTGACTGTGAACGGGTTGCTGCGCGAAGGCGACAGCACGCGCCTGTCCGCCTATCTGCCCTTCACGCCAAGCCGCTATCAGTTCTATTCGGCGGGCCACAGTACGCCGCTCGACTCCAACGGGACACAGTTGAGCATCAACGGGGCCTATGTCCGCACGCAGACGCGCGATGGGATCAAGGGGGATGCCCGTCAGATCGGTGTCGCGATCACGCATCCGTTGATCCGTTCCTATCGCCGCAATCTGATGCTGAGCCTGTCGCTCGACGGGACGAACAGCGAAAATTACTATCTCGATACGGCTTTCGGCGGTTTCCGCACGCGGGCGCTGCGTGCCGGGGGTTCGTGGTCTTCGATCGATAAGACCGGCGGCTATGCTGTTTCGGCGGTGATCAGCCAAGGGCTGGACGCGCTGGGCGCGCGTGAGATTCCCGGATTTTCGGAGGCTGGATTCAGAAAAGTCAACCTTCAGTTGACAGCGGTTAAAGAACTGGGAAAGAAATTCTCTGTAAAAGCGACAAGTCGTGCACAGTATTCACGCGATATGCTACCTACTACCGAAAGATTTTCTCTTGGTGGCGAGGGGGCGGGCCTTGCGTTTAACCTGGGGACGATCACGGCCGAAAGCGCGCTTGCCGGCGGTGTCGAGTTGTCGTGGCAAATGCTTGGAGCGCGAAGCGGCTCTCGTGGGCTGGCGCTCTTCGCTTATGCTGATGGGGCCGTGGCGCATGCGGTGGCCCGTGAACGATACCGCCTGAAGGCCGAGGATTTCTCTCTCGCTTCGGCAGGTGCCGGTGTCAGGATTTCGCCGCTCAAGGGCTGGACGGCCAGCGCGCAGGTCGCGGTGCCGGTCAAGCGCCCGCTCGACAGCTATAGCGAAAAGGCGCGGTTCTTCTTCAGCATCAGCAAGGTCGGATGA
- a CDS encoding type II secretion system F family protein produces the protein MGALASTLFFVLAAASLLLVAIGIRLLLADRQLGERIAFETQTRPHNDKPGQWQLPRIFAARGRDREEIEQKLKSAGYFDASAVDQFVKLRLVLALVVACLGMLGSFLAAGDPFHHWLAILTSTWLAYIGPKYLLKWRAAERERTLTAEFPFLLDLMLMMLESGVSLDQCFRSIAREEQTAIPHHAPLIAMLVDDLDRGQDYQTAFDRWAARVGVNGAKEIAGLFRQSLFQGMELIPALREFIVEFSHRRIARAREAIGKITVRMVVLMLVFFMPALFIVLAGPPVAAIFDTLMGTKP, from the coding sequence ATGGGCGCGCTGGCCTCCACTCTGTTTTTCGTGCTGGCTGCGGCAAGCCTGCTGCTGGTGGCGATTGGCATTCGCTTGCTACTGGCCGACCGGCAGCTCGGCGAACGCATCGCCTTCGAAACGCAAACCCGGCCGCACAACGACAAGCCCGGACAATGGCAGTTGCCACGCATTTTCGCGGCGCGCGGGCGCGACCGGGAAGAAATCGAGCAAAAGCTGAAAAGCGCCGGTTATTTTGACGCCAGCGCCGTGGATCAGTTCGTCAAACTACGCCTAGTGCTCGCATTGGTGGTAGCATGCCTCGGCATGCTTGGTTCGTTCCTCGCTGCGGGCGATCCGTTCCATCACTGGCTGGCCATCCTCACGTCGACCTGGCTGGCCTATATCGGCCCGAAATATCTGCTCAAATGGCGCGCGGCCGAGCGCGAGCGCACGCTGACGGCGGAATTCCCGTTCCTGCTCGATCTGATGCTGATGATGCTGGAAAGCGGGGTCTCGCTCGACCAGTGTTTCCGCTCCATCGCACGCGAGGAACAGACCGCCATCCCGCATCATGCACCACTGATCGCGATGCTGGTCGACGATCTCGACCGGGGTCAGGATTATCAAACCGCGTTTGACCGCTGGGCCGCGCGTGTCGGCGTCAACGGGGCAAAGGAAATCGCCGGGCTGTTCCGGCAATCGCTGTTCCAGGGGATGGAACTGATCCCGGCCCTGCGCGAATTCATCGTCGAATTTTCGCACCGCCGCATCGCTCGCGCCCGCGAAGCGATCGGCAAGATTACCGTTCGCATGGTGGTGCTGATGCTGGTGTTCTTCATGCCCGCACTGTTCATCGTACTGGCCGGGCCGCCGGTGGCCGCGATTTTCGACACTTTGATGGGCACGAAGCCATGA
- a CDS encoding CpaF family protein, protein MSLLTSEGLYGESAQDRRKAPVAQPSAQRMSDSYQSVKAMTCQQVIEHLETQGITVETLDQRTLRQEIEQVINSRSRRGQLALNSAERLLLIEDVEDEVIGLGPLAPLLRDPTIDDIIVNGANTVYAERGGLLERIDTRFRDDTHLMHIIQRIVGPIGRRVDEATPYVDARLPDGSRVNIVIPPIALDGPLVSIRKFRLQALSMEDCVSGQTMSQPMAAYLGAAVRSRLNILICGGTGAGKSTLLNVLSSCISNRERLVTIEDAAELQLRQDHVVRLETRPPNVDGNREISSRDLVRNALRMRPDRIILGEVRGVEAVEMLQAMSTGHDGSMATLHGNSPRDALSRLEMLLGFAGQQMDMRAIRRFIANSIHVIVNIQRLSNGSRRVTSVTEVTGIEGETYTLNELFRFDEQPPMSGLGEFRVLSPRPYHLARLQDYTPPSVSLGGRA, encoded by the coding sequence ATGAGCCTCCTCACTTCCGAAGGCCTTTACGGCGAAAGCGCACAGGACCGGCGCAAGGCCCCGGTCGCGCAGCCTTCGGCGCAACGGATGAGCGACAGTTACCAGTCGGTCAAAGCGATGACCTGCCAGCAGGTGATCGAACATCTCGAAACGCAGGGCATCACGGTCGAAACGCTCGATCAGCGCACGCTCCGCCAGGAAATCGAACAGGTCATCAACAGCCGCAGCCGCCGTGGGCAACTGGCGCTGAACAGCGCAGAGCGACTGCTGCTGATCGAGGATGTGGAGGACGAAGTCATCGGCCTCGGCCCGTTGGCCCCGTTGCTGCGCGATCCGACGATCGACGATATCATCGTCAACGGAGCCAACACCGTCTATGCCGAACGGGGCGGCCTATTGGAGCGGATCGACACCCGCTTCCGCGACGACACCCATCTGATGCACATCATCCAACGGATCGTCGGTCCGATCGGCCGCCGCGTGGATGAAGCAACGCCCTATGTCGATGCGCGCCTGCCCGACGGGTCGCGCGTCAACATCGTCATCCCTCCGATCGCGCTCGATGGCCCGCTGGTTTCGATCCGCAAGTTCCGCCTCCAGGCGCTGAGCATGGAAGATTGCGTCAGCGGCCAGACGATGAGCCAACCCATGGCCGCCTATCTTGGCGCAGCAGTGCGTTCGCGGCTCAATATTCTGATCTGCGGCGGCACCGGCGCGGGCAAGTCCACGCTGCTCAACGTCCTGTCGAGCTGCATCAGCAACCGCGAGCGTCTCGTCACCATCGAAGACGCGGCGGAACTGCAATTGCGGCAGGATCACGTCGTCCGCCTCGAAACGCGCCCGCCCAATGTCGACGGCAACCGCGAGATCAGTTCGCGCGATCTGGTGCGCAACGCGCTGCGTATGCGGCCCGACCGCATCATCCTGGGCGAAGTGCGCGGGGTGGAAGCGGTGGAGATGCTCCAGGCGATGTCCACCGGGCATGACGGATCGATGGCCACGCTGCACGGCAATTCGCCGCGCGATGCACTGTCCCGGCTGGAAATGCTGCTGGGCTTCGCCGGGCAGCAGATGGACATGCGCGCGATCCGCCGGTTCATCGCCAACAGCATTCACGTGATCGTCAATATCCAGCGGCTCAGCAACGGCAGCCGCCGGGTGACATCGGTCACCGAAGTCACCGGGATCGAAGGCGAAACCTACACTTTGAACGAGCTGTTCCGCTTCGACGAACAGCCCCCGATGTCGGGTCTGGGCGAATTTCGCGTGCTTTCCCCCCGCCCCTACCACCTCGCGCGGTTGCAGGATTACACACCGCCCTCTGTCTCTCTTGGAGGCCGCGCATGA
- a CDS encoding type II secretion system F family protein, with protein MIGGAAYLILAILLSGAIAFYLFNERARDMAEIDRRVSAIVVSGGRTVRQAVPVSVPGMFAPLLAQAQVEITTPTLRMLGGVAVALALLLLLLAGPVITLALIAVLPMLALAALRHRARKRTDALIAALPHYIDSVRQLQAVGNSLSQALERALVDAPDAVQSYFAPIARRLEMGAPVGDTMQQFAERLRIPEISMLAAAIRTNLRFGGSLSTVLRNLAQILRDRQNIKRELAAATSEAKVSSRVLIAMPMLAMVMLVALNPAYITFFIQDPRGQTQIVVALILQGCGILVLRRLMRLNF; from the coding sequence ATGATCGGGGGTGCCGCCTATCTGATCCTTGCCATACTGCTGTCGGGCGCTATCGCCTTTTACCTGTTCAATGAACGCGCCCGCGACATGGCGGAGATCGACCGGCGGGTTTCGGCGATCGTGGTCTCCGGCGGCCGCACGGTGCGCCAGGCCGTGCCGGTTTCGGTGCCGGGCATGTTCGCCCCGTTGCTGGCCCAAGCACAGGTCGAAATCACCACGCCCACGCTGCGCATGCTGGGCGGGGTCGCCGTCGCGCTGGCTCTGCTCTTGCTGCTCCTGGCCGGGCCGGTGATCACATTGGCGCTGATCGCCGTGCTGCCAATGCTGGCGCTGGCCGCGCTGCGCCACCGCGCGCGCAAACGGACCGATGCGCTGATTGCCGCCCTGCCCCACTATATCGACAGCGTGCGGCAACTACAGGCTGTGGGAAATTCGCTCTCGCAAGCGCTCGAACGGGCCTTGGTCGACGCGCCGGATGCGGTGCAGAGCTATTTTGCCCCGATTGCGCGCCGGCTCGAAATGGGCGCGCCGGTGGGCGATACGATGCAGCAGTTCGCCGAGCGTCTGCGTATCCCGGAAATCTCGATGCTGGCGGCGGCAATCCGCACCAATCTGCGCTTCGGCGGCTCGCTCAGCACGGTCCTGCGCAATCTCGCGCAGATCTTACGCGACCGGCAGAACATCAAGCGCGAACTGGCCGCCGCGACATCGGAAGCCAAAGTCAGTTCCCGCGTGCTGATCGCGATGCCCATGCTCGCCATGGTGATGCTGGTGGCGTTGAACCCAGCCTATATCACATTCTTCATCCAAGATCCGCGCGGACAGACACAGATCGTGGTTGCGCTGATCCTGCAGGGGTGCGGCATATTGGTGCTGCGCCGCCTGATGAGGTTGAATTTCTGA